One Funiculus sociatus GB2-C1 genomic region harbors:
- a CDS encoding EF-hand domain-containing protein, producing the protein MATEQELQSLFNTLDRDQDGKVSSNELFLSPGLNAVISAETGTSPAELLAMYRDEEGNITFEDLKQAVKKAGNLE; encoded by the coding sequence ATGGCAACTGAGCAAGAGCTTCAATCTCTTTTTAATACCTTGGATAGAGATCAAGATGGCAAAGTATCGAGTAATGAGCTTTTTTTAAGTCCTGGGTTAAATGCAGTCATTTCAGCAGAAACAGGTACTAGCCCCGCGGAACTGCTAGCGATGTATCGAGATGAAGAGGGTAATATTACCTTTGAAGACTTGAAACAAGCTGTTAAGAAAGCAGGGAATTTAGAATAA